DNA from Mycobacterium sp. SMC-8:
GGCCACGGATGTCGCGGACGCGGCGGGGTCGGCGGGCTCGGCGCCGCACCCTCCCAGCAGCGCAACAGCCAGTGCGAATACGGCCAGCCTGACCGGTGGATTCATGATCAGCACCGTAACGCGTCGTCGCAGCCTAGAAGCGCCACCACGGCTCGAAAGTCGACTCCGGGTCCACCCGCTGACCGGGGATCGGCACCGCCAGACGCACCCGCTCGGCATCGGCGGCAGCCGTCAGCCGTTCCGCCGGTTCGGCCCAGGGGTGCGGCGCCAGCCGGAACGTCGCCCAGTGGATCGGCACCATCAGGCCGTGGTCCACGTCGGTGAGGTCCAGGTGGGCGCGTACCGCCTCTTCGGGGTTCATGTGGATGTCGGCGAAGGCGGGGTGGTAGGCACCGATCGGCAGCAGGGCGAGGTCGAACGGGCCGTATTCGGCGCCGATCTCGGCGAAGCTCTTGGTATAGCCCGTGTCGCCGCCGAAGAACGCGTTGTGGACGGGCCCGGCTACCACCCACGACGACCACAGCGTGGAGTCGCGCGCGAACAGCCGTCCGGAGAAGTGCCGCGCCGGTGTGCAGACCAGGGTCAGGTCGTCGATCCGGTGAGCCTCGTTCCAGTCCAGTTCGACGATGCGACTCTCGGGGATGCCCCACTTGCGCAGGTGCGCGCCGATGCCCAGCGGCACCACGAACGGGGCGCGCTGGGTGTGCGCGAGCGCGACGATGGTGTCGATGTCGAGATGGTCGTAGTGGTCGTGGCTGATGATGACGGCGTCGACGGCGGGTAGCGCTTCCAGCAGCACCGGCGCGTCGTGCATCCGGTGCGGTCCGACCGCGCGCGACGGGGAGCACCGATTGCTCCACACCGGGTCGGCCAGGACGCGGTAGCCGTCCACCTCGATCAGCACGCTGGAGTGGCCGTACCAGCTCGCCGCGGCCGGCGCCGCGACCGGGTCGACTGTCGGCGGCTCAGCGAGCGGGATCGGTGCGGACGGTGTGCCCTGGGACGTGAAGTTCGCCAGGTCCCGCAGCAGCATGCGCTGCACGTCGCGGTCCATCGTGATGCCCGACGGCGGCTCGAGGTTGACGAACTTCCCGTCCTTGTAGTGCGGCGAGCGGCGCGCCACCGGCGCAATCTCCGCGGGGGTCGCTCCGAGCGAGGCGGGCGTGCCCTGCAGCGCGCGCAACACCCATCCCCCGGCCAGCAGCGATGCCGTGCCGAAGCCGTAGCGCAGCGCCGTCCGCAGCACCATCAGGCG
Protein-coding regions in this window:
- a CDS encoding MBL fold metallo-hydrolase, which encodes MVLRTALRYGFGTASLLAGGWVLRALQGTPASLGATPAEIAPVARRSPHYKDGKFVNLEPPSGITMDRDVQRMLLRDLANFTSQGTPSAPIPLAEPPTVDPVAAPAAASWYGHSSVLIEVDGYRVLADPVWSNRCSPSRAVGPHRMHDAPVLLEALPAVDAVIISHDHYDHLDIDTIVALAHTQRAPFVVPLGIGAHLRKWGIPESRIVELDWNEAHRIDDLTLVCTPARHFSGRLFARDSTLWSSWVVAGPVHNAFFGGDTGYTKSFAEIGAEYGPFDLALLPIGAYHPAFADIHMNPEEAVRAHLDLTDVDHGLMVPIHWATFRLAPHPWAEPAERLTAAADAERVRLAVPIPGQRVDPESTFEPWWRF